A single Candidatus Stygibacter australis DNA region contains:
- the meaB gene encoding methylmalonyl Co-A mutase-associated GTPase MeaB, with product MSNKNKPEWAPENAGKEFATKVVKGKESQHDGMPGKKSDINRKTPAKRKLGIEDYVNGVLEQDRTILAQTITLIESNSEKHFEMGQEVLRQLLPYTGNSLRIGITGVPGAGKSSFIEALGCQLMKEDLQLAVLAVDPSSSLSKGSVLGDKTRMEMLSRHQNCFIRPSPSGGKLGGVTRKTRETTLICEAAGFDIIFIETVGVGQNEITVRSMVDFFLLLKISGAGDELQGIKKGVIELADAILINKADGDNIKRAEIAKRDFANALHYLKSPTKGWTPETLTCSALTGEGIYPVWEMIKRFEEEVRKSGVFEQRRNQQNLGWVHDLVSERLLNRFYTDPKIKAMIPQLEKDVIEGKIPPTQAAWSLLKHLDT from the coding sequence ATGAGCAATAAGAATAAACCTGAATGGGCACCGGAAAATGCCGGGAAAGAATTTGCCACTAAAGTCGTGAAGGGCAAAGAAAGCCAGCATGATGGGATGCCGGGAAAGAAGTCTGACATAAACAGAAAAACACCGGCAAAACGTAAACTGGGCATAGAAGATTACGTAAATGGTGTTCTGGAGCAGGACCGGACTATTTTAGCTCAGACAATCACCCTGATAGAAAGCAATTCAGAAAAACATTTTGAGATGGGTCAGGAAGTGCTGCGTCAGCTTCTCCCCTACACAGGCAATTCTCTGCGGATTGGCATCACAGGCGTACCCGGAGCAGGAAAGAGCAGCTTTATCGAAGCCCTCGGGTGTCAGCTAATGAAAGAAGACCTGCAACTGGCTGTTCTGGCAGTTGATCCGTCATCATCCTTATCCAAAGGAAGTGTACTTGGTGATAAAACAAGGATGGAAATGCTTTCCAGGCACCAGAACTGCTTTATTCGTCCTTCTCCCTCAGGTGGAAAATTAGGTGGAGTAACCAGGAAAACGCGTGAAACGACCTTGATCTGTGAAGCTGCCGGATTTGATATAATTTTTATTGAGACTGTGGGTGTGGGACAAAATGAGATAACTGTGCGCAGTATGGTTGATTTCTTTCTGCTGCTTAAAATCTCTGGTGCCGGGGATGAACTGCAGGGGATCAAGAAAGGTGTGATCGAACTTGCAGATGCTATCCTGATCAATAAAGCGGATGGTGATAATATCAAAAGAGCTGAAATCGCTAAGCGTGATTTTGCCAATGCCCTGCACTATCTGAAATCACCTACTAAAGGCTGGACTCCTGAAACGCTCACCTGCTCTGCACTAACTGGTGAAGGTATCTATCCGGTCTGGGAAATGATCAAACGATTTGAAGAAGAAGTACGAAAATCAGGAGTATTTGAGCAGAGACGTAATCAGCAGAATCTGGGCTGGGTTCACGATCTGGTGAGTGAACGTCTTTTGAATAGATTCTATACAGATCCTAAAATAAAAGCTATGATCCCGCAACTGGAAAAAGATGTGATAGAAGGTAAAATACCGCCTACGCAGGCAGCCTGGAGCCTTTTAAAACATTTAGACACATAA
- the scpA gene encoding methylmalonyl-CoA mutase, with translation MKNPDFSKINLEKLAVKGDLSSWQKVVEQKTGRKLDEMLWETNEKYQVKPLYTREDTKEFEHLDFAAGVPPFLRGPYATMYCMRPWTVRQYAGFSTAEESNAFYRRNLAAGQKGLSVAFDLPTHRGYDSDHERVVGDVGKAGVAIDSILDMKILFDQIPLGDISVSMTMNGAVLPIMAFYIVTAEEQGVRWEELAGTIQNDILKEYMVRNTYIYPPTQSMRIISDIFAFTSKYMPKFNSISVSGYHMQEAGATADLEMAYTLADGWQYLRCGIEAGLDIDAFAPRVSFFWAEGMNYFMEVAKLRAARVLWAKIVNKYNPKNPKSMSLRTHSQTSGWSLTEQDPYNNVARTCVEALAATMGHTQSLHTNSLDEAIALPTDFSARIARNTQLFLQHETGICDVIDPWGGSYYVETLTDYLIQKGWEHIMEVEELGGMAKAIETGIPKMRIEEAAARRQAHIDSGKEIIVGVNKYRLDKEAAMDILEVDNTAVRISQLERLAKLKAERDDKSVDAALKAITKATESGEGNLLELAVIAARARATLGEISDAIEKIYGRHKAVIRSISGVYSSEYAEQDEVQAVRDLADKFEELEGRRPRIMIAKMGQDGHDRGAKVVATAYADMGFDVDIGPLFQTPEETARQAVENDVHVVGMSSLAAGHKVLLPQLVEELKKLGREDIMIVVGGVIPAQDYDFLYEHGAAAIFGPGTVLPVAAKKILDELIRET, from the coding sequence ATGAAAAATCCTGATTTCAGTAAAATAAATTTAGAAAAGCTTGCAGTTAAAGGTGATTTGAGTAGCTGGCAGAAAGTAGTAGAACAAAAAACAGGCAGAAAACTTGATGAAATGCTGTGGGAAACCAATGAGAAGTATCAGGTGAAACCACTTTATACCAGAGAAGACACCAAAGAATTTGAGCATCTGGATTTTGCTGCCGGTGTTCCGCCATTTTTGCGCGGTCCCTATGCCACCATGTATTGCATGCGTCCCTGGACTGTGCGCCAATACGCAGGCTTCAGCACAGCAGAAGAGAGTAATGCCTTTTATCGGCGTAATCTGGCTGCTGGTCAAAAGGGACTATCTGTAGCCTTTGATCTGCCTACGCATCGCGGATATGACAGTGATCATGAGCGAGTAGTAGGAGATGTGGGCAAAGCAGGAGTGGCGATAGATTCCATCTTGGATATGAAGATACTCTTTGATCAGATACCTCTGGGTGATATATCGGTATCTATGACTATGAATGGGGCGGTATTGCCGATCATGGCGTTTTATATAGTCACAGCGGAAGAACAAGGGGTGAGATGGGAAGAGCTGGCAGGAACAATCCAGAATGATATTTTGAAAGAATATATGGTCCGTAATACTTATATCTATCCGCCAACGCAATCTATGCGCATTATCAGTGATATTTTTGCCTTCACCAGCAAATATATGCCCAAATTCAACAGTATCTCAGTATCCGGCTACCACATGCAGGAAGCTGGGGCAACTGCTGATCTGGAAATGGCATATACCCTGGCAGACGGCTGGCAATATTTGCGTTGCGGAATAGAAGCAGGATTGGATATTGATGCTTTTGCCCCGCGGGTTTCATTCTTCTGGGCAGAAGGCATGAACTACTTTATGGAAGTTGCCAAGCTGAGAGCAGCCCGAGTGCTGTGGGCAAAGATAGTGAATAAATATAATCCAAAGAATCCGAAATCAATGTCACTGCGGACGCACTCGCAAACCTCCGGTTGGTCACTTACGGAGCAGGATCCATATAACAATGTGGCAAGAACCTGCGTGGAAGCATTGGCAGCGACTATGGGTCACACACAAAGCCTGCATACGAATTCTCTGGATGAAGCAATTGCTCTGCCTACAGATTTCAGTGCCCGAATTGCCCGTAATACCCAGTTATTCCTGCAGCATGAAACAGGGATCTGTGATGTGATCGATCCCTGGGGTGGCTCATACTACGTGGAAACACTCACAGACTATCTCATCCAGAAGGGCTGGGAACACATCATGGAAGTGGAAGAACTGGGTGGCATGGCTAAGGCTATCGAAACCGGAATTCCCAAGATGAGAATAGAAGAAGCCGCAGCTCGCAGACAGGCTCATATAGATTCCGGTAAGGAAATTATCGTGGGCGTTAATAAATATAGGCTGGACAAAGAAGCAGCGATGGATATTCTGGAAGTTGATAATACAGCAGTGCGAATCTCGCAATTGGAAAGACTGGCAAAATTGAAAGCAGAGCGCGATGATAAGTCAGTGGATGCAGCCTTGAAAGCAATCACTAAAGCTACTGAAAGCGGAGAAGGTAACCTGCTGGAACTGGCAGTGATAGCAGCAAGAGCACGGGCAACCTTAGGTGAGATATCTGATGCCATAGAAAAAATATATGGGAGGCATAAAGCAGTGATAAGATCTATTAGTGGAGTTTATAGCAGCGAATATGCCGAGCAAGACGAAGTGCAGGCAGTACGTGATCTGGCAGATAAATTTGAAGAGCTGGAAGGACGCCGTCCCCGCATTATGATCGCTAAGATGGGTCAGGATGGACATGACCGGGGAGCAAAAGTGGTGGCTACTGCTTATGCAGATATGGGATTTGATGTGGATATTGGCCCCTTATTCCAGACTCCGGAAGAAACTGCCCGTCAGGCAGTGGAAAATGATGTGCATGTGGTAGGTATGAGCTCGCTGGCTGCTGGTCATAAGGTTCTCTTACCTCAACTTGTGGAAGAATTAAAAAAGCTGGGTAGAGAAGATATTATGATAGTAGTGGGCGGAGTGATCCCGGCACAGGATTATGATTTCTTATATGAGCACGGAGCGGCGGCGATTTTTGGTCCGGGCACAGTACTCCCAGTGGCAGCCAAAAAGATATTAGATGAGTTGATTCGTGAGACATAA
- a CDS encoding methylmalonyl-CoA mutase family protein, protein MEQEEKQRIKGLLSEFSGTSDAAWLAAAEKLLKGKPFDKVLRTSTYEGLTLEPQYRREVWDKVSHIDELPGEGSNVRGTQAEGYLHSAWKIAQEIRLPLAEDFNAALLVSLKRGQDAVNLVIDEAGKAGKDPDEAKSGTVGKNGTSISCLSDLEKALADVELDYVDVYTQAGNSGLEYAMLLAAYCEKHGIDAARLQGCVGADPLGQLAELGSISCSLTEAYGKMTGLIIWAKETEAHLRTIEINTIVYHNAGASAVEELAFALATGAEYIRNLNKFGLEIDEIAPRIQFSLALGGNLFMEIAKLRAARILWSQVVKGFGGNDESARMRIHGRTGIYNKTKNDPYVNMLRTTTEAFAGVIGGVDSIHIGEFDEVIRQSDEFSRRIARNQQIILSEESHLGHVIDPAGGSWYIEELTQMLAEKAWSSFQMLEAEGSFSELLLSGKVKDIVEKVAKIRSDNLASRKNVLVGINMYANLLETPLEARNVDYPGITCRRSNEIKSLRKGDLKIEQCAYSIKDAYLKGATIGVITKGMNLSENTVMEAISQTRLAEPFENLRLKMAAHIAKTGKAARVFLANIGGVGQYKARAEFSRGFMEVGGFEVIDQGGFATGVEAGKAAIASKAEIVVICSTDAIYPEIVPKICLIVKTAKPDAMLILAGYPKDMIETYEIAGIDKFIHVRANALEVLNAAQNMAGVK, encoded by the coding sequence ATGGAACAAGAGGAAAAGCAGAGGATAAAAGGTCTGCTGAGTGAATTTTCTGGCACCAGTGATGCAGCGTGGCTGGCAGCAGCAGAAAAGCTGCTGAAGGGTAAACCTTTTGATAAGGTGCTGCGCACATCTACTTATGAGGGACTTACGCTTGAGCCTCAATATCGTCGTGAGGTGTGGGACAAGGTTTCTCATATTGATGAATTGCCCGGTGAAGGCAGCAATGTTCGCGGAACACAAGCCGAAGGTTATCTGCATTCAGCATGGAAAATCGCCCAGGAGATCAGGCTTCCTTTGGCAGAAGATTTTAATGCAGCCTTATTAGTTAGTCTCAAGCGGGGACAGGATGCAGTGAACCTGGTGATAGATGAAGCTGGCAAGGCAGGCAAAGATCCTGATGAAGCTAAATCTGGAACAGTGGGCAAAAATGGTACATCCATTTCCTGTCTAAGCGATCTGGAAAAGGCACTTGCTGATGTAGAGCTTGATTACGTAGATGTGTATACTCAAGCGGGGAATTCCGGACTGGAATATGCTATGCTGCTGGCTGCATATTGTGAAAAACACGGTATAGACGCTGCCAGACTTCAAGGCTGCGTGGGTGCTGATCCTCTGGGTCAACTTGCTGAGCTGGGCAGCATAAGCTGTTCTCTCACAGAAGCCTACGGCAAGATGACAGGGCTAATCATCTGGGCAAAAGAAACTGAAGCCCACTTAAGAACAATTGAGATAAATACTATAGTTTATCATAATGCAGGAGCAAGTGCTGTGGAAGAGCTGGCATTTGCCCTGGCAACCGGGGCAGAATACATTAGAAATCTGAATAAATTTGGACTTGAGATAGATGAGATAGCACCGCGCATCCAGTTCAGTTTGGCACTGGGCGGAAATCTTTTTATGGAAATAGCAAAGCTGAGAGCAGCTCGAATCCTCTGGAGTCAGGTTGTAAAAGGCTTTGGCGGGAATGATGAATCTGCCAGAATGCGAATTCATGGACGCACAGGAATATATAATAAAACTAAGAATGACCCTTATGTGAATATGCTGCGGACGACTACTGAGGCATTTGCCGGCGTGATCGGCGGAGTGGATAGTATACACATTGGCGAATTTGATGAAGTGATCAGGCAATCTGATGAATTCAGTCGTCGCATAGCCCGAAATCAGCAGATCATCTTAAGTGAAGAAAGTCATCTGGGGCATGTGATCGACCCTGCTGGCGGAAGCTGGTATATTGAAGAGCTTACCCAGATGCTGGCAGAAAAAGCCTGGTCAAGTTTTCAAATGCTGGAAGCAGAAGGCTCATTCAGTGAACTCTTATTAAGTGGAAAAGTGAAAGATATAGTAGAGAAAGTGGCGAAAATAAGAAGTGATAATCTTGCCAGCCGTAAAAATGTGCTGGTAGGCATCAATATGTATGCCAATCTTCTGGAAACTCCTCTGGAAGCAAGGAACGTGGATTATCCGGGCATTACCTGCCGGCGCAGCAATGAGATAAAATCACTGCGTAAAGGTGATTTGAAGATCGAGCAGTGCGCTTACAGCATCAAGGATGCCTATCTAAAAGGAGCGACCATTGGAGTGATCACCAAAGGTATGAATCTTAGTGAAAATACCGTTATGGAAGCAATATCACAAACCAGACTGGCAGAACCATTTGAGAATTTACGCCTGAAGATGGCTGCTCATATTGCTAAGACAGGCAAAGCAGCACGAGTATTTCTGGCGAATATTGGTGGCGTGGGACAATATAAAGCCCGGGCAGAATTTTCACGGGGATTTATGGAAGTAGGTGGATTTGAAGTTATTGATCAGGGGGGCTTTGCTACTGGGGTGGAAGCTGGAAAAGCAGCAATTGCCTCAAAAGCAGAAATCGTGGTTATCTGCTCTACTGATGCTATCTATCCTGAGATAGTACCTAAAATCTGTCTTATAGTGAAAACAGCTAAGCCTGATGCAATGCTGATCCTGGCGGGATACCCTAAAGATATGATTGAAACCTATGAAATAGCCGGAATAGATAAATTCATTCATGTGAGAGCAAATGCTCTGGAAGTATTGAATGCAGCCCAGAATATGGCAGGAGTGAAATAA